AGCCGAGGAAGACACAAAATTCGGATTGAGCGAGCAAGAGCTTGAAGAAATGGTATCCTCAGAAACATTCCTTGATATGCAAAACGTGCGGATAAAGGGGCTTATGGGGATGGCCACCTTTACCGATGATGAGAACCAGATACGAAAAGAGTTCAAATACCTTAAATTACTATACATCGGCCTTAAGGCCAAACTCGATGGCATTGACACGCTTTCAATGGGCATGAGTGGTGATTATCAGATAGCCATTGAAGAAGGCAGTACCATGGTACGTATCGGAAGTAGTATCTTTGGAACAAGAAATTAATGGACAGAAGGGTTTTCAGCCTTTCAGGTCTTATGGAAAACAGCTGAATGTACGCCATACTTGATATTGAAAGCACGGGAGGCAAATACAATGAGGAAGGCATTATTGAAATTGCCGTTCACCGATTTGACGGGCATGAAGTGGTCGATACATTTATCAGCCTTGTAAATCCAGAGCGCGAGGTACAGCCTTATGTGGCCAAGTTGACCGGCATCAACAGCCGCATGCTCAAAACAGCACCCAAGTTTCATGAAGTGGCCAAACGAATCGTTGAGATTACCGAAGGAGCGGTATTGGTCGCCCACAACGCCCAGTTTGATTACCGTATCCTCAGAACCGAATTCAGAAGGTTGGGCTACGATTTTCAGCGAAAAACACTCTGTACCGTTGATCTATCAAAGCGATTATTGCCCGATGCTGAATCGCACAGTTTGGGCAAACTGGTGCGCTCGCTGGGCATTCCGGTAAGTGATCGGCACCGTGCCAACGGTGATGCCTTGGCAACGCTCAAGTTATTTCAGCTGCTGTTGGCCAAAGATACCGACAAGACCATTGTCAAAGACCTGGTACGGGCCGAAACCCTTGGTGAACTCTCTCCCCGCCAATTGGATATTGTCGAGGAAATGCCCCAAGAGACGGGTGTTTACTACCTTCACAACAGGGATGGGGACATTATCTATATCGGCAAATCAAAGAATATCAAAAGAAAGGTCAACCAACATTTTACCAACGGCAGCAAATGGGCCCGCAACCTCCAAAAGGAAACAAGAAGGGTAACCTTTGAAAAAACGGGCAGCGAATTGGCGGCCCTGTTGAAAGAATATGAGGAAATCAAAAAAAATACCCCGCCCTACAATACAAAAAAGGCCTATAACGGCTTTTCGTATGGGGTGTACGCTTATAAGGACCCAAATGGCTTCCTTGCGCTGAAAGCTGAAAGGGCCAATGGCCAACTCAAGCGTTTGAGCAGTTTTGGCAGTTTAAAGGCCACCAAGTCTTTTTTGAAGCAGCTTGCCGAACAACACGATTTAACGAAGAAAAAGTCCCCTAATGAGCACAATGCCAAGATAAAAGGACTTTTGAAAAAATACAGTACCCAAAACCGCGACATCGTGTTGACCGACAAGGGTCGAAAAATTGGCGAGCGTTCTGTATTTCTCATCAAAAATGGCTGTCTTGAAGGATATGGTTTCGTTGACCTGAACCATCAAATCAATAATATTCATATCTTAGAATCGCTGATTACCCCTATGAAAGGTGATGCACATACCACACACATCATCGAATCATACCTGCGCAAAGAAAAGACCTTAAAAATTGTTGAACTGAAGCAGTAATCGTTGAAAGTGGAAAAACCGAGCAAAAATTGGCGGGCCAAGCTTCATGAGGTGATATATGGTACCCATACCCGTGCGGGAAAAATATTCGACATTATTCTGCTGGTTGTCATTCTGTACAGTATCATCGTGGTCATGCTTGAGAGTGTGCC
This portion of the Flagellimonas lutaonensis genome encodes:
- a CDS encoding exonuclease domain-containing protein translates to MYAILDIESTGGKYNEEGIIEIAVHRFDGHEVVDTFISLVNPEREVQPYVAKLTGINSRMLKTAPKFHEVAKRIVEITEGAVLVAHNAQFDYRILRTEFRRLGYDFQRKTLCTVDLSKRLLPDAESHSLGKLVRSLGIPVSDRHRANGDALATLKLFQLLLAKDTDKTIVKDLVRAETLGELSPRQLDIVEEMPQETGVYYLHNRDGDIIYIGKSKNIKRKVNQHFTNGSKWARNLQKETRRVTFEKTGSELAALLKEYEEIKKNTPPYNTKKAYNGFSYGVYAYKDPNGFLALKAERANGQLKRLSSFGSLKATKSFLKQLAEQHDLTKKKSPNEHNAKIKGLLKKYSTQNRDIVLTDKGRKIGERSVFLIKNGCLEGYGFVDLNHQINNIHILESLITPMKGDAHTTHIIESYLRKEKTLKIVELKQ